The following is a genomic window from Opitutus sp. ER46.
TTGCCGGCAACGCGCACCGCCGCGAGCTCGCCCGTACCCTTGTTGAACCGGAGCTCAAGCGCGCCGGCAAAGACGACGATCTCCGCGTAGTCGTGGCGGTATTCCGCCTTCGCCCCGGCGGTGGGTTTGGCGGACGACGCGAACGCCTCGGCCGGTTTCCAGCTCCACGACCACGTCCAGAGTTCCGCGCCGCTGGGATCCTTCACCGTGACGTGCAGCGCATCGGCCTCGCGCCAGTTGCCCGGCAGCGGCAGCGTGAGATCGCCCGCGCCGTGCGGCGCGACGACCGGACCGGCCAGTTCGCCGCCCGTGACAACTACGTGGCCGACGTCGCGGGCGTGCGAGGCCGGGAAGCGCACGAGTTTCCACGCAAAGGTGCAGGCGTTGAGCGGGGTGAAGTCGTAGCGATTCTCCACGCGCAGAACGCCGCGGAAGTCCGGCGCATCCACCGCCGCACTGAGCTGCACCGGCGACCAGATTTCGCGGATCGCCGGCACGCTGCCTTCGGGCTCGTGGTGCGGTCCGACGATCCCATCGGGCGCATACGCGCCGACATTGTCGATCCGGCCGCCCTGGTCGGAGCGCGCGACACCTTCGTCCGCCAACGCCCAGAGATAACCGCCCCCGCTGCGCGGATGCCGGCGCATCATCTCCCAGTAATCTGCGAGCCCCGCCGCGCCGCCCCCGTCGTAAAGCGCGTGCAGGAATTCGGTCGGCAGGAACAGCTCGGGCGCGCGGAGGTACTCCTGCGTCTCGCCGTAGGAGCGGTAGTGCATCGTGTCCACGCCACCGAACTTGCCCTGCGGGTGAAGGACGGGACGCCGCTGCGGGTCCCAGACGGCGAACTCGCCGTCGACCGCAGGGTTCCAGCCGCCCTCGTTGCCGTTGCTCCAAATGACAATGCTCGGGTGGTTCACGTCGCGCGTGACCATCTCGCCGATCAGGCGGCGGCCTGTCGGCTCGTCGTACTTCCCGTGCCAGCCTCCAAGTTCGTCCATGACGTACAACCCGAGTTCGTCGCACGCCTCCAGGAACGTCTCGTCCGGCGGATAGTGCGCGGTGCGCACGGCGTTCATGTTCATGCTCTTTATCAGGCGCACATCGGCGTAGTCGCGCTCACGCGTGAGGGTACGGCCGGTTTCGGGCCAGAAGGCATGGCGGTTGACGCCTTTGATCAGGATGCGCTGGCCGTTGAGGAAGAGCCCCTGCCCAGCGCGAATCTCAAAGGTGCGGAAGCCAAAACGCGCGGTCGTCGCGTGCACCGGCGCGCCCCCCTGCTTCAGGGTGAGCTGCACACGGTAAAGATGGGGCGTTTCCGCGCTCCAGAGTTTCGGCGCCGGGACAGTCGTCCTCACCACGGCGCGGTCCGATCCGGGAGCCGGAGCGGTTTCGATAACGCTGCCGACCGGGTTGCCGGCGGGATCGAGAATCTGGGCCGCAACGGAGACGCCCTCGGGCGCGGCATTGCCGAGAAACACGTGCGCCTCGAAGGCGCCGTCGGCGCGCGCGTCGATCGCCGCCCGGTCGATGTACTGCGCGGGCAGAACTTCGAGGTAAACGGGCCGGAAGATGCCGCCAAAGTTCCAGTAGTCGGCGCGCCGCTCCGCGAGGTTCACGCTCTCGTTGGCCGATTCCTTGTCGACTGTGACCTCGAGCTGGTTGCTCGCGCCGAATTTCAGGAGCCCGGTGATGTCCTGCTTGAAGCGGTAGAAGCCGCCCTGGTGAGCCGGGCCCGTCGAGATGCCATTCACGCGCACCTGCGTGTCGGTCATCACGCCCTCGAACACGAGCCGCACCCGGCGCCCGTTCCACTCTGCGGGAACATCGAAGCTATGACGGTATTTCCCCTGCTCCCGCGCGAGGCCCGGCGGATTCGGTTTTCCATAGAACGGCATGCCGAACTGGTACGTGCCAAAGCCCTCCTGCTCCCAGCACGACGGCACCTTGATCGTTGTCCATGTGCCGCTGCGGCGTCCCTCGGAGCAGAAGAACTCCCAGTTCACCGCGTCCGCTGAGCCGGTGCCGGACAGGTACTTCACCTCGGTCTGAGGTGCGGCCACGGCCGGCGCGGCGGCAGCCGACAACCGACCGGTGACGCCGAGAATGAGGGCGGTGGCCACGAACGTGGCAGGGAGCAAGGCAGGGCGGCGGCTCATGGGGAGGGACATCAATGAAAAGACGGTTGGGACGGACGTTTCCGCGAGGGCTACCAGGTGGAGGCGAACTCGTAGGTGCCGGATTCCACGGCAAACACGGCGCGGTCACCCTCCCAGCGGAGGAAAGTTACCCCGCGTGCCGCGGCGGCCGGCTGGCCGCTCTCGGTCACGGCGGTGTCGGGTTTCGCCGGCACATGGATCGTGGCGGTCGTGTTCGCCGGCACCGATACCTTGAGGGCGAAGCGTCCGTCGGCACGCGTCCAGCGAACCCCGATCGGTCCGTGGATGGACTTGTAGGTGGCCTCGACGGACGTCAGGTCGCCGACCGGCTGCGGCCGGACGATCACACGCTTGAAGCCCGGCGCCGACGGGTCGGGCTGAATGCCCGCGAGGTCGGCGTAGTACCACTCGATGACCTGCCCGAGGAAGAAGTGATTCCAAGAGGCGCCGCGGCTCGCGTTCCACGACTCCGCCAGCGTCGTGAGCCCCAGCTTGAGTTGATAGCCATAGCCGGGCTTCTCGTCCTGGTTGACGAACCCGTACACGACATCGGAGCGGCCGTTCTCGGCCAGCGCCTGGAAGACATAGCGGATGCCCGCCGCGCCGGCGGAGGTGTAACCGCGTTGCTGCAGGTCGCGCACCAGCGCGTCGAGCACCCGGGCCCGATGCTCCGGCGGCACTAACCCGAGCGCGAGTGGCAGCGCGAGCGAGGTCTGAGAGCCGCTGCCGTACACCTCGGGGGTGTCGGGGCGCAGGAACTCGCGATTGAAGCGCTCGCGAATGGTCGCCGCCTTCGTGGTGTAGC
Proteins encoded in this region:
- a CDS encoding glycoside hydrolase family 2 TIM barrel-domain containing protein; this encodes MSRRPALLPATFVATALILGVTGRLSAAAAPAVAAPQTEVKYLSGTGSADAVNWEFFCSEGRRSGTWTTIKVPSCWEQEGFGTYQFGMPFYGKPNPPGLAREQGKYRHSFDVPAEWNGRRVRLVFEGVMTDTQVRVNGISTGPAHQGGFYRFKQDITGLLKFGASNQLEVTVDKESANESVNLAERRADYWNFGGIFRPVYLEVLPAQYIDRAAIDARADGAFEAHVFLGNAAPEGVSVAAQILDPAGNPVGSVIETAPAPGSDRAVVRTTVPAPKLWSAETPHLYRVQLTLKQGGAPVHATTARFGFRTFEIRAGQGLFLNGQRILIKGVNRHAFWPETGRTLTRERDYADVRLIKSMNMNAVRTAHYPPDETFLEACDELGLYVMDELGGWHGKYDEPTGRRLIGEMVTRDVNHPSIVIWSNGNEGGWNPAVDGEFAVWDPQRRPVLHPQGKFGGVDTMHYRSYGETQEYLRAPELFLPTEFLHALYDGGGAAGLADYWEMMRRHPRSGGGYLWALADEGVARSDQGGRIDNVGAYAPDGIVGPHHEPEGSVPAIREIWSPVQLSAAVDAPDFRGVLRVENRYDFTPLNACTFAWKLVRFPASHARDVGHVVVTGGELAGPVVAPHGAGDLTLPLPGNWREADALHVTVKDPSGAELWTWSWSWKPAEAFASSAKPTAGAKAEYRHDYAEIVVFAGALELRFNKGTGELAAVRVAGKPVSLGGGPRFVAARRGDRTLDGSVTREGQPPADRVYKAVPTVSTLTGIEVKSDGADVVVAARYFGALQETRWRITPAGDVTLDYTYAYDGVVELMGVTFEYPEGNVQALRWLGRGPYRAWQNRTQGGILDVWSKRYNDPIPGESFVYPEFKGYHADWRWADFTTSEGRILVQNGTPGCYLGVFTPRDGRDALLYTLPATGIAVLDVIPAVRNKVNATDLVGPSSQAQRVEGERHGRVTFRFEP